In the Natrinema amylolyticum genome, one interval contains:
- a CDS encoding IMP cyclohydrolase — protein sequence MYVGRFVVVGPEVGAYRVSSRSFPNREITARDEALTVGPTEDAPETDNPYVSYNCLRVVETPTGETAAFGNGSHVDPIAEKLELGYPARDALAESLLALDYEKDDYDTPRIAATIGGDGEALIGTVRKDALLVETVDEPTLVATYEKDSPEAIDLAADSAEAAAGEVYDLEFEHAVCAAGVARTDDGFETAIENGD from the coding sequence ATGTACGTCGGACGATTCGTCGTCGTCGGCCCCGAAGTCGGAGCGTACCGCGTCTCCTCGCGATCGTTCCCGAACCGAGAGATCACCGCTCGAGACGAGGCGCTCACGGTGGGTCCCACCGAGGACGCCCCGGAAACGGACAACCCCTACGTCTCCTACAACTGCCTGCGGGTCGTCGAGACGCCGACGGGCGAGACGGCCGCCTTCGGCAACGGCTCGCACGTCGATCCGATCGCGGAGAAACTCGAGCTCGGCTATCCGGCCCGCGACGCGCTGGCGGAGAGTCTGCTGGCGCTGGACTACGAGAAAGACGACTACGACACGCCGCGGATCGCGGCGACGATCGGCGGGGACGGCGAGGCCCTGATCGGGACGGTGCGCAAGGACGCCCTGCTCGTCGAGACCGTCGACGAGCCGACGCTGGTCGCGACCTACGAGAAGGACTCGCCCGAAGCGATCGATCTCGCGGCCGACAGCGCCGAAGCGGCCGCGGGGGAGGTCTACGACCTCGAGTTCGAACACGCGGTCTGTGCGGCCGGCGTGGCGCGGACCGACGACGGGTTCGAGACGGCGATCGAAAACGGAGACTGA